Proteins co-encoded in one Flavobacterium fluviale genomic window:
- a CDS encoding ABC transporter ATP-binding protein produces MISITKLSKVFRTEELETRALSEISLTINQGDFVSIMGPSGSGKSTLLNIIGLLDSASDGSYKLLDQEMIGLKEKAKSQARKENIGFIFQNFNLIDELSVYDNIELPLIYNNVPSAERKKKVNAIADKLGISHRLKHFPQQLSGGQQQRVAVARALINNPKIILADEPTGNLDSKNGNEVMELLTDLHANGATILMVTHSDYDASFSQRTILMKDGMILSEKLNHRNVDVLVTSKN; encoded by the coding sequence ATGATTAGTATTACAAAGCTTTCAAAAGTATTTAGAACAGAAGAATTAGAAACCAGAGCATTAAGCGAAATTTCATTAACAATCAACCAAGGCGATTTTGTTTCGATTATGGGACCTTCTGGAAGCGGAAAATCCACATTACTGAACATCATCGGACTTTTGGACAGCGCTTCTGACGGAAGTTATAAATTATTAGATCAGGAAATGATCGGCTTAAAAGAAAAAGCAAAGTCGCAAGCCAGAAAAGAAAACATCGGATTCATCTTTCAGAATTTCAATCTAATTGACGAATTATCGGTTTATGATAATATAGAATTACCGCTGATTTATAATAATGTTCCTTCTGCCGAGAGAAAGAAAAAAGTAAATGCTATTGCAGACAAACTAGGAATTTCACATCGTCTAAAGCATTTTCCACAACAGCTTTCGGGCGGGCAACAACAGCGTGTTGCCGTGGCTAGAGCTTTAATCAATAATCCAAAAATTATTCTGGCCGATGAGCCGACAGGAAATCTGGACAGCAAAAACGGTAATGAGGTAATGGAATTATTGACAGATTTACATGCCAACGGTGCAACAATCTTAATGGTAACGCACTCTGATTATGATGCTTCTTTTTCGCAGAGGACAATTTTAATGAAGGACGGAATGATTCTTTCTGAAAAATTAAATCATAGAAATGTGGATGTTTTGGTAACTTCTAAAAACTAA
- a CDS encoding sensor histidine kinase: MFKILQTYKLLFLRLILIVAGIEFSIYFFKIGLLFTGIFGLCMVFLLVREMYFYVRNFVMIYDKTIASILQDDFTSDFSKHKFNRSYNDLFQLYEKLKNKQNEQISKDIIYRSILNNIETGVVILQRQEKDWNIFLMNDYFSNHFNVPKVSKWKYLKNQLPALCEIIEEDDFNEIKTAIEISINEQHKQTFVLQASRTEIFEQDYFIILLDSIQNVVEKKEKDAWINLMKVISHELLNSITPIRSICQNLQDLVEQDSLSTEDLDDIKTSVETMLRRSDHLQKFVEGYRKLAMLPSPKKEKIELQDLIATCLKIMNPLFRKENIEVKNTISLKYEINVDPQQTEQVLINLMTNSINALENSSLKQITISAEAKENRVFIKIADNGKGIEKEIEDKIFLPFFTTRNEGAGIGLTLSKNIIEAHGGYILYKNEKEKTVFEICLIEE; this comes from the coding sequence ATGTTTAAGATTTTACAAACCTATAAACTCCTTTTTCTGCGGTTAATTTTGATTGTGGCAGGAATAGAATTTTCGATTTATTTCTTTAAAATTGGTTTGCTTTTTACTGGTATTTTCGGGCTTTGCATGGTTTTTCTGCTGGTGCGCGAAATGTATTTTTATGTTCGAAATTTTGTCATGATCTACGATAAAACAATTGCTTCAATACTTCAGGACGATTTTACTTCAGATTTTTCTAAACATAAATTTAATAGAAGCTATAATGATTTGTTCCAATTGTATGAAAAACTGAAAAACAAGCAGAACGAACAGATTTCTAAAGATATTATTTACCGTTCAATCTTAAATAATATCGAAACTGGCGTGGTCATTTTGCAGAGACAGGAAAAAGACTGGAACATTTTTTTAATGAATGATTACTTTTCAAATCATTTTAATGTGCCAAAAGTTTCAAAATGGAAATATTTAAAAAATCAGCTTCCTGCCTTATGTGAAATTATTGAAGAGGATGATTTCAACGAAATAAAAACGGCAATCGAAATCAGCATAAACGAACAGCACAAGCAGACATTTGTATTGCAGGCGTCGCGTACAGAGATTTTTGAGCAGGATTATTTTATTATTTTATTAGATTCGATTCAGAATGTTGTCGAGAAAAAAGAAAAAGACGCCTGGATTAATTTAATGAAAGTGATTTCGCATGAACTTCTCAATTCAATCACGCCAATTCGTTCCATCTGCCAGAATCTTCAGGATTTAGTAGAGCAGGATTCGCTTTCAACAGAAGATTTAGACGATATAAAAACCAGTGTAGAAACAATGCTCAGACGAAGCGATCATTTGCAGAAGTTTGTTGAAGGTTATCGCAAATTGGCGATGCTCCCTTCTCCAAAAAAAGAAAAAATCGAATTGCAGGATTTGATCGCTACCTGCCTTAAAATTATGAATCCATTATTCCGAAAAGAGAACATTGAAGTTAAAAATACAATTTCGCTCAAATACGAAATAAATGTCGACCCGCAGCAAACAGAACAAGTTTTGATTAATTTGATGACCAACTCAATTAATGCATTAGAAAACAGCAGTCTAAAGCAAATTACAATTTCGGCAGAAGCCAAAGAAAATAGGGTTTTTATAAAAATTGCAGACAACGGTAAAGGAATCGAAAAGGAAATTGAAGACAAAATATTTCTGCCATTTTTTACCACTCGAAACGAAGGTGCGGGTATAGGTTTAACATTATCTAAAAATATTATAGAAGCCCATGGAGGTTATATTCTCTACAAAAATGAGAAGGAAAAAACTGTTTTTGAAATTTGTTTGATCGAAGAATAA
- a CDS encoding glycosyltransferase family 2 protein encodes MTFFNTDITWFLDGYILLILGYAILIMSSYLILAYLSTKELRSYLKKNSFVDYSVLLTSEFAPKLSLIAPAYNEGLTIEENVKSLLSLNYNNYQAIVVNDGSKDNSMEILIKTYDLVLTEVEIHSKIETKKIKGIYKSRNGAYKKLIVVDKENGGKADALNVGLNIAEYPYVVCIDVDCILDKDSLLKLAKPFLESQGKRIIATGGVVRIANQCVIKNGRLVEVNIPDRMLPRIQVLEYLRAFLLGRMAWGRLDGLLLISGAFGAFDKEVAILAGGYSTKTVGEDMELIVRMRRYMLENKLPYAVSYIPDPLCWTEAPEDFNIFKKQRSRWMRGTIETLGIHKRMFLNPKYKLLGMLSVPYWTLFEFLAPAIEFIGLIITLFFIIFGLLNWHFFFLLLLFVYSFAVFFSVIALFSEERTYHKYPKQIDFFKLLMAAFIEPLYFHPLTVYAALVGYKEKIMGTKGWGEMTRKGFTKK; translated from the coding sequence ATGACTTTTTTTAATACAGATATAACATGGTTTTTAGACGGATATATACTCCTGATACTCGGTTATGCGATACTGATTATGTCTTCGTATCTTATTTTAGCGTATCTGTCTACAAAAGAACTTAGAAGTTATCTCAAAAAAAATAGTTTTGTAGATTATAGTGTGCTTCTTACCAGTGAATTTGCACCAAAACTTTCTTTAATCGCACCTGCGTATAATGAAGGTTTAACTATTGAAGAAAACGTAAAATCGCTTTTGTCTCTTAATTATAATAATTATCAAGCAATTGTGGTGAATGATGGGAGCAAGGATAATTCAATGGAAATCCTTATTAAGACTTATGATCTTGTTTTGACAGAAGTTGAAATTCATTCTAAAATAGAAACTAAAAAGATAAAGGGCATTTATAAATCAAGAAATGGTGCCTATAAAAAATTAATTGTAGTAGATAAGGAAAATGGTGGTAAAGCCGACGCTTTAAATGTCGGACTTAATATTGCGGAATATCCTTATGTTGTTTGTATTGACGTAGATTGTATTCTAGATAAAGATTCACTTTTAAAACTGGCAAAACCATTTTTAGAATCACAAGGAAAACGTATTATTGCTACGGGCGGTGTTGTTAGAATTGCCAATCAATGTGTTATTAAAAACGGACGATTGGTTGAGGTTAATATTCCAGATCGTATGCTGCCAAGAATTCAGGTTTTAGAATATCTAAGAGCTTTTCTGTTGGGTAGAATGGCGTGGGGAAGATTGGACGGTTTACTGCTGATCAGCGGCGCTTTTGGAGCATTTGATAAAGAAGTAGCAATTTTAGCAGGAGGTTACAGCACAAAAACCGTTGGGGAAGATATGGAACTCATTGTAAGAATGCGCCGCTATATGCTGGAAAACAAGCTTCCTTATGCGGTGAGCTATATCCCAGATCCGCTTTGCTGGACAGAAGCTCCAGAAGATTTTAATATTTTCAAGAAACAGCGCAGCCGCTGGATGAGAGGAACTATAGAAACTCTGGGTATTCATAAAAGGATGTTTCTCAATCCTAAATACAAATTATTAGGAATGTTGAGCGTACCGTATTGGACTTTGTTTGAGTTTTTAGCTCCGGCAATTGAATTTATTGGTCTTATAATCACTCTGTTCTTTATAATATTTGGTCTGTTAAACTGGCATTTTTTCTTTTTGCTTTTGTTATTTGTGTATTCGTTTGCCGTTTTCTTCTCGGTTATCGCTTTGTTCAGCGAAGAACGAACGTATCATAAATATCCAAAACAAATTGATTTCTTTAAACTTCTTATGGCAGCTTTCATTGAACCGTTGTATTTTCATCCGCTTACTGTTTACGCAGCATTAGTGGGTTATAAAGAAAAAATTATGGGAACGAAAGGCTGGGGAGAAATGACTAGAAAAGGGTTTACGAAGAAATAA
- a CDS encoding ABC transporter permease — MIQNYIRIFIYHIKNNKLFSILNVLGLSIGIAGLIFAILYWNDEHSYDDWNPNKENVFLVANQMDPKTFWASSSAPIGSAIKNVSPEVDSYCYVNGNYDDEIIHFNGKKVQSDKVLVAQKSFFDFFPYQFIEGNAKTGLADSNSICLSENLAAQLFGNETALGKKIVLKDQIMIVRGVYKLDKKSIVNPSCVVNFMDSKIKNTIQQWGNFQFVLLLKLKNPADAVLVTKSLSKIYYDNMTAPRAKFQGLTPEEFIKKFGEVKPHLEPLSSIRLHTKTGGLVEVNGNYQLLLIFVGLSILILILSIVNYVNSATANAIKRAKEIGVRKVIGASKANIVQQFIFETTIILLFSILISLVIVEISIPYYNVFLEKTLVLKGGQFYLQLAVIFIIIVLAAGILPAVYVSNFEVLKVLRGNFMRSKNGVWLRNGMLIFQFAVAAFFIVGSYIVNEQIDYMNSKELGFNGNQVLNISYRNIYGEKITDEMRFKKYTSIKNQLLHIKGVKQVAGGGFVMGNGAKSVISYHHKDINIDGNNVPVDFGLLEMMKIKLVKGRYLQPEYSQDTINSMLINETALKLLNEKDPIGKKINWDGKEVIIVGVVKDFDIGNPGEAIPPLSIFHFKSIPWFNSLVNNIYVTADPKTMQQTIASIENVWTKKIDSDYPFEYDFVDKEYKRSYSAYVKQKNLFSLLNIIVVVIALIGLFALASYSIERRMKEIAIRKTLGAETMILLKELCKQYILFSIVGFFIALFPVYYLLNKWLENFAYRISISISPFIIGFTVLLVLTLSVVLSRAYQATKGDVLKYLKYE, encoded by the coding sequence ATGATTCAAAATTATATACGAATATTTATATACCATATCAAAAACAATAAGTTGTTTTCGATTTTGAATGTTTTGGGATTATCCATAGGAATTGCAGGTTTGATTTTTGCGATTCTTTATTGGAATGATGAACATTCTTATGATGACTGGAATCCTAATAAGGAAAATGTCTTTTTAGTCGCTAATCAAATGGATCCAAAAACATTTTGGGCATCCAGTTCGGCGCCAATTGGTTCTGCTATTAAAAATGTAAGCCCTGAAGTAGATTCTTATTGTTATGTAAACGGAAATTACGATGACGAAATCATTCATTTTAATGGTAAAAAAGTACAGTCAGACAAAGTTCTTGTGGCACAAAAAAGCTTTTTTGACTTTTTCCCGTATCAATTTATAGAAGGGAATGCCAAAACAGGTTTAGCAGACAGCAATAGTATTTGTTTGTCTGAAAATTTGGCTGCACAGCTATTTGGAAATGAAACCGCACTTGGAAAAAAAATAGTTTTAAAAGATCAGATTATGATTGTTAGGGGTGTTTACAAACTGGATAAAAAATCGATTGTAAATCCCTCCTGCGTAGTTAACTTTATGGATTCCAAAATAAAAAACACTATTCAGCAATGGGGAAATTTTCAATTTGTTCTTTTATTAAAACTAAAAAATCCCGCTGATGCAGTATTGGTTACAAAGAGTTTGTCTAAGATTTATTACGATAACATGACGGCGCCACGAGCCAAATTTCAAGGATTGACTCCAGAAGAGTTCATTAAAAAATTTGGAGAAGTAAAACCTCATCTCGAACCTTTGTCTTCTATTCGTCTGCATACAAAAACCGGCGGTCTTGTAGAAGTTAACGGAAATTACCAGCTTCTATTGATTTTTGTTGGATTATCCATTTTGATACTGATATTGTCTATTGTTAATTATGTTAATTCTGCTACAGCAAACGCTATAAAAAGAGCTAAAGAAATTGGTGTGCGAAAAGTTATTGGTGCTTCTAAAGCGAATATTGTGCAGCAATTTATTTTTGAAACGACAATAATTTTACTGTTTTCTATTTTAATATCTCTTGTAATTGTTGAAATTTCAATTCCCTATTATAATGTTTTTTTAGAAAAAACTCTTGTATTAAAAGGTGGACAATTCTATTTGCAGTTAGCTGTTATTTTTATAATAATTGTGCTGGCAGCAGGAATACTGCCTGCTGTTTATGTCTCTAATTTTGAGGTTTTAAAGGTTTTAAGGGGGAATTTTATGAGAAGTAAAAATGGAGTATGGCTTCGAAACGGAATGTTGATCTTTCAATTTGCCGTAGCTGCTTTCTTTATTGTTGGGTCTTATATCGTAAATGAGCAGATTGATTACATGAATTCAAAAGAATTAGGTTTCAATGGAAATCAAGTTCTCAATATTTCATATCGAAATATATATGGAGAAAAAATTACAGATGAGATGCGATTTAAAAAATATACTAGTATCAAAAATCAGCTGCTTCACATAAAAGGTGTTAAACAAGTTGCAGGCGGTGGATTTGTTATGGGAAACGGAGCAAAGTCTGTAATTTCATATCATCATAAAGATATCAATATCGACGGAAATAATGTTCCTGTAGACTTTGGACTTCTTGAAATGATGAAAATAAAACTAGTCAAAGGCCGCTATTTACAGCCCGAATATTCTCAGGATACTATTAATTCGATGCTGATTAACGAAACTGCTTTAAAATTATTGAATGAAAAAGATCCGATAGGAAAAAAAATAAACTGGGACGGAAAAGAAGTAATTATCGTAGGAGTTGTAAAAGATTTTGATATAGGAAATCCTGGTGAAGCTATTCCTCCACTATCAATATTTCATTTTAAAAGTATTCCGTGGTTTAACAGCCTTGTGAATAACATCTATGTAACGGCCGATCCTAAAACTATGCAGCAGACTATTGCCTCTATAGAAAATGTATGGACAAAGAAAATCGATTCTGATTATCCTTTTGAATATGATTTTGTAGATAAAGAATATAAAAGGTCTTATAGTGCTTATGTGAAACAAAAGAATCTTTTTTCTCTACTAAATATAATAGTTGTTGTTATTGCTCTAATCGGATTATTTGCTTTGGCTTCGTACTCAATCGAAAGACGAATGAAAGAAATTGCTATTCGAAAAACACTTGGTGCCGAAACCATGATTTTACTAAAAGAGCTTTGCAAACAATATATTCTTTTTAGCATAGTAGGATTTTTTATTGCTTTATTCCCTGTCTATTACCTATTAAACAAATGGCTAGAAAATTTCGCCTATAGAATTTCTATTTCAATTTCTCCATTTATAATTGGTTTTACAGTTTTATTAGTATTAACGCTCTCCGTAGTTCTTTCCCGAGCTTATCAAGCCACAAAAGGGGATGTCTTAAAATATTTAAAATACGAATAA
- a CDS encoding ABC transporter permease, with protein sequence MLKNWINTFIFHLKNNKFFTALNILGLSIGIAGLIFSILYWNDEQSYNDWNPNKEVVFQSISQVSADNFWSTNVSSFEDYFKTDFKEIESYCYLDTWYGDKILQAGNKKEICKVTDAQKTFFEMFPFNFIKGNSKTALRDETCIVISKNTALRLFGNVDVLDKTITFYDKKLIITGVYTIPGKSSTAPDAVTNLIEERLHTEKDNWGNFSYGLLLKLQNTADAEKVKAKMENLLYQNRTVKWAKQEGLTIKEWQKKNGVEKMKIFLEPLKDARLHSITDGYAEGKGNYQFLLIMMALSFLILILSLFNYINLATANAIKRAKEVGVRKIVGATNGNIVLQFLFETTITTAFAILLSLVIVELSLPFYNNFLEKNLSITSQYFFYELIVIFIITVIIAGIFPAVYISNFESLKVLKGNFSRSKSGIWLRNGILVLQFSIAFFFIIGSYIVYEQVQFLNERDLGFKGDQVLEIRYKKPYFDNNDPKADERLYKRYETLKHEISKIKGVSQVSTGAFSFATGGSTSSTFNYNDRVIQGQNMGVDYGMLEMLKIKLKEGRYFSNQIASDSIDTVMLNETALKLMNEKNPIGKIVQWNQQKLKIVGVVKDFNLWGPKANIPPMVFFHLKTVDWMNLNVNHIFVKVKPNDIQNTIAVLEKFWQKNIDSDYPFHYDFVDKAYARNYKEYVNQKNLFSLLNVIVILIALFGLFALASYSIQGRMKEIAIRKTLGAETPVLLKELSKQYIILCLTGFLISLFPVYYLLNKWLEDFVFRIEISVYPFLIGFIVLLSLTLIVVLSRTYQATKVDVLKYLKYE encoded by the coding sequence ATGCTTAAAAATTGGATTAATACATTTATTTTCCATCTCAAAAACAACAAGTTCTTTACCGCTTTAAACATTTTGGGCTTGAGTATTGGCATTGCTGGTTTAATCTTTTCGATTTTGTATTGGAATGACGAACAAAGCTACAATGACTGGAATCCTAATAAGGAAGTCGTTTTTCAATCTATAAGTCAGGTTAGTGCAGATAATTTTTGGTCAACCAATGTCTCTTCATTTGAAGATTATTTTAAAACCGATTTTAAGGAAATTGAAAGTTATTGCTATCTAGATACCTGGTACGGAGATAAAATACTTCAAGCTGGAAATAAAAAAGAAATTTGCAAAGTAACCGACGCTCAAAAAACCTTTTTTGAAATGTTTCCTTTTAATTTTATAAAAGGAAACTCGAAAACAGCATTAAGAGATGAAACTTGTATCGTTATCTCCAAAAATACAGCTTTACGCTTATTTGGAAACGTCGATGTACTTGATAAAACAATTACTTTTTACGATAAAAAACTAATTATTACGGGCGTATATACCATTCCTGGAAAATCTTCTACGGCCCCAGATGCTGTTACAAATCTTATAGAGGAACGTTTGCATACTGAAAAAGACAATTGGGGAAATTTTAGTTATGGACTATTACTGAAATTACAAAATACTGCAGACGCTGAGAAAGTGAAGGCTAAAATGGAAAATTTACTTTACCAAAATCGAACTGTAAAATGGGCCAAACAAGAAGGCTTGACAATTAAAGAATGGCAGAAAAAAAATGGTGTTGAGAAAATGAAAATATTTCTCGAACCATTAAAAGATGCCAGATTGCATTCAATTACAGACGGTTACGCTGAAGGCAAGGGAAATTATCAGTTTTTATTGATTATGATGGCACTTTCTTTTCTAATTTTAATTTTGTCTTTATTCAATTACATTAATTTAGCCACTGCAAATGCCATAAAAAGAGCCAAAGAAGTTGGAGTTCGAAAAATCGTTGGTGCAACAAACGGGAATATTGTTTTACAATTTCTTTTCGAAACAACTATTACAACCGCCTTCGCAATTCTTTTGTCTTTAGTTATAGTTGAATTATCACTGCCTTTTTACAATAATTTTCTAGAAAAAAATCTGAGCATTACAAGCCAATATTTTTTTTATGAGTTAATAGTCATCTTTATTATTACGGTTATTATTGCCGGAATTTTTCCTGCGGTTTATATTTCGAATTTCGAAAGCTTAAAAGTACTCAAAGGAAACTTTAGCAGAAGTAAAAGCGGCATATGGCTTCGAAATGGAATATTAGTGTTGCAATTCTCTATTGCCTTCTTCTTTATAATAGGATCATATATTGTTTACGAGCAAGTGCAGTTTTTAAATGAAAGAGATTTAGGCTTTAAAGGCGATCAGGTTTTAGAAATAAGATATAAAAAGCCTTATTTTGATAATAATGATCCTAAGGCCGACGAAAGATTATATAAAAGATATGAAACTCTAAAGCACGAAATTTCAAAAATTAAGGGCGTTTCGCAAGTAAGTACAGGTGCTTTTTCATTCGCAACAGGAGGCAGCACCTCATCCACTTTTAACTATAATGATAGAGTTATTCAGGGTCAAAATATGGGAGTTGATTATGGTATGCTGGAAATGCTCAAGATTAAATTAAAAGAAGGACGCTATTTTAGTAATCAAATTGCTTCGGATAGTATTGATACTGTGATGCTAAACGAAACAGCATTGAAATTAATGAATGAGAAAAACCCGATTGGTAAAATTGTGCAATGGAATCAGCAAAAACTTAAAATTGTTGGAGTTGTAAAAGATTTTAATCTCTGGGGACCAAAAGCAAACATTCCGCCCATGGTATTTTTTCATCTCAAAACCGTCGATTGGATGAATTTGAATGTCAACCATATTTTTGTAAAAGTTAAACCAAACGATATACAAAATACAATTGCTGTCCTTGAAAAATTTTGGCAGAAAAACATCGATTCAGATTATCCTTTTCATTATGATTTTGTTGATAAAGCTTACGCCAGAAATTATAAAGAATACGTGAATCAGAAAAATCTCTTTTCATTATTGAATGTCATCGTAATTCTCATTGCCCTTTTTGGACTTTTTGCCTTGGCTTCTTATTCTATTCAAGGCCGAATGAAAGAAATCGCCATTAGAAAAACTCTCGGTGCCGAAACCCCTGTTTTACTAAAAGAACTTTCTAAACAGTATATCATTCTATGCCTTACAGGCTTTTTAATTTCCTTGTTTCCTGTTTACTATCTGCTAAACAAATGGCTTGAAGATTTTGTGTTTAGAATAGAGATTTCTGTTTATCCGTTCCTAATTGGTTTCATAGTTTTATTATCCTTAACCCTAATTGTGGTATTGTCACGCACTTATCAAGCCACAAAAGTCGATGTTTTAAAATATCTAAAATACGAATAA
- a CDS encoding sigma-54-dependent transcriptional regulator translates to MKKTNASILIIDDQEDILFASKVYLKKYFENIYTLNNPKNIVELLAKNTIDVVLLDMNYRIGFEDGREGLYLLKEIKTLSPKTVVILMTAFGKVETAVEGLKSGAFDYILKPWENKKLLESVKQAVDKSRKEQRKVKDIEIKNDFFIGSSEIIKKAYSLADKVAKTDANVLILGENGTGKFVLAHHIYSQSDRKNQPFIAVDLGSLNSNIFESELFGYAKGAFTDAKTDTPGRFEMAQNGTIFLDEIGNVPLHLQSKLLQVIQTKTVTRLGETKARPLNVRIITATNLNLKLEVADKNFREDLYYRINTMEIILPPLRERNEDKIPLAEYLLDKMIEKYGRDEISFDKKVLEQIEKHAWNGNIREMENKIERAVILCENNIITISDLDLDFITPYEDHSDDIQLSSIEKATVEKALLKNNNNISKTAEELGLSRGALYRRLEKYNINIS, encoded by the coding sequence ATGAAAAAGACAAACGCATCTATTTTAATCATAGACGATCAGGAAGACATACTTTTTGCGTCGAAAGTTTACCTGAAAAAGTATTTTGAAAACATTTATACACTCAATAATCCAAAAAATATTGTCGAATTACTGGCAAAAAATACCATAGATGTTGTTTTATTGGACATGAATTACAGGATAGGTTTTGAAGATGGGAGAGAAGGTTTGTACTTATTAAAAGAAATAAAGACACTTTCGCCCAAAACAGTCGTCATTTTAATGACTGCGTTTGGAAAAGTAGAAACTGCTGTTGAAGGTTTAAAGTCGGGTGCTTTTGATTATATTTTAAAGCCTTGGGAAAACAAAAAACTCTTAGAATCGGTTAAACAAGCCGTAGATAAATCTCGTAAAGAACAACGAAAAGTTAAAGATATTGAGATTAAAAACGACTTTTTTATAGGCAGTTCTGAGATTATTAAAAAGGCTTATTCGCTGGCAGATAAAGTGGCAAAAACCGATGCCAATGTTTTGATTTTGGGTGAAAACGGAACGGGGAAATTTGTTCTGGCGCATCATATTTATTCGCAGTCTGACAGAAAAAACCAGCCTTTTATTGCGGTTGATTTAGGTTCTTTAAATTCTAACATTTTCGAAAGCGAATTATTTGGTTACGCAAAAGGCGCTTTTACAGATGCCAAAACAGATACACCCGGACGTTTTGAAATGGCGCAGAACGGAACTATTTTTCTAGATGAAATAGGAAATGTACCGCTTCATTTACAATCTAAATTACTACAGGTTATTCAAACCAAAACCGTAACCAGATTAGGCGAAACAAAAGCAAGACCTTTAAACGTTAGAATTATTACAGCAACCAATTTGAATTTAAAATTGGAAGTGGCGGATAAAAACTTCCGTGAAGACTTGTATTATCGCATAAATACGATGGAAATTATACTGCCCCCATTGCGCGAAAGAAACGAAGATAAAATCCCGCTTGCCGAATATCTTTTGGATAAAATGATTGAAAAATACGGAAGGGATGAAATTTCTTTTGATAAAAAAGTTTTAGAACAAATTGAAAAACATGCTTGGAACGGAAACATCCGCGAAATGGAAAATAAAATCGAGCGTGCTGTTATTCTTTGCGAAAACAACATCATTACAATTTCGGATCTGGATTTAGATTTTATAACGCCTTATGAAGATCACTCAGATGATATCCAGCTTTCTTCTATTGAAAAAGCAACTGTCGAAAAGGCGCTTCTTAAAAACAATAATAACATTAGTAAAACTGCCGAGGAATTGGGACTTTCAAGAGGTGCTTTATACCGACGTTTAGAAAAATATAATATCAATATCAGCTAA
- a CDS encoding YaiO family outer membrane beta-barrel protein, which yields MKFIYHSILLLFISSIAFGQELSIDETLANVKREVEKENFDKALSLIEPLRAKFPENEDIQVYAGRIYSWKKDYKTAAKILSPMADRANPNPEALQAIINIYFWSEDYERCIIYCDKYLLSDPKSIDVLRIKATCLEKLNRDQEALELIEKASFIDNSTQAFSGIRTLIGRKAKNTVSASYLNISTSEPGQSPFHYGYVEYSHKFSKSAIVGRANVGHINDDTQMLFEADYYQTFSNKSYLYANGGISTGETIFPVAKAGLEYYFAPHKKFDYSFGARFMHFETDDITLLTGQLAYTAEVYTVAYRPYYDTSNELFSHVLSLQKVNEEKERLIRLELQYGNVPYLYLYNNFTQPLKAYRAGIQYQHRFGESFFVRPIFLYEREEYVPGEYRNRFNVQLIVTKRF from the coding sequence ATGAAGTTTATATATCATTCAATTTTACTGCTCTTTATTTCTTCCATTGCATTTGGACAGGAATTATCTATTGATGAAACGCTGGCCAATGTAAAACGAGAAGTTGAAAAAGAAAACTTCGATAAAGCTTTGTCTTTAATTGAACCTCTGCGTGCCAAATTTCCTGAAAACGAAGATATTCAAGTATACGCCGGACGAATCTACAGCTGGAAAAAAGATTATAAAACGGCAGCCAAAATTTTGTCTCCAATGGCAGATCGCGCCAATCCAAATCCAGAAGCTCTTCAAGCAATTATCAATATTTATTTTTGGTCTGAGGATTATGAAAGATGTATTATTTATTGTGATAAATATCTTTTAAGTGATCCAAAATCTATTGATGTTTTAAGAATAAAGGCAACTTGCTTGGAAAAACTGAATCGTGACCAAGAAGCATTAGAATTGATAGAAAAAGCATCCTTTATCGATAATAGCACACAAGCTTTCAGCGGCATACGCACACTTATAGGACGCAAAGCAAAAAATACGGTTTCTGCTTCTTATTTGAATATTTCCACTTCAGAACCTGGACAGTCGCCATTTCATTATGGATATGTAGAATATTCACATAAATTCAGCAAATCCGCCATTGTTGGGCGTGCTAATGTCGGACATATTAATGACGATACGCAGATGTTATTCGAAGCCGATTATTATCAAACCTTTTCAAACAAAAGTTATTTGTATGCAAATGGAGGTATTTCAACTGGCGAAACCATATTTCCCGTTGCAAAAGCTGGATTAGAATATTATTTTGCGCCTCACAAAAAATTCGATTACTCTTTTGGAGCGCGATTTATGCATTTTGAAACAGACGATATTACTTTGCTTACAGGTCAATTAGCTTATACTGCAGAAGTTTACACGGTAGCTTATAGACCATATTATGACACGTCAAACGAATTATTCTCTCACGTTTTAAGTCTGCAAAAAGTAAATGAGGAAAAAGAGCGCCTGATAAGGCTGGAACTGCAGTACGGAAATGTTCCTTACTTATATCTTTATAACAATTTCACACAGCCTTTAAAAGCTTATAGAGCAGGAATTCAGTATCAGCATCGTTTTGGAGAGTCTTTTTTTGTGCGCCCGATTTTCTTATATGAAAGAGAAGAATATGTTCCGGGAGAATATAGAAATAGATTTAATGTGCAGCTAATTGTAACAAAACGTTTTTAA